The Solibacillus sp. FSL R7-0682 genome includes a window with the following:
- a CDS encoding collagenase, translating to MKKLVFRLFLLFILVINIIVIYLFLNPNKTFEQVFKFNEEYTKVKEGNFRIYTPPNLPFHSEDVLKELVQTREIAQSLLPMDYASHHSIPIFVTLSDYRGHEKIPWLSGAYFNNMETILINGEAEQYTSYTILHEYSHYLFDLYLRNQELSIEEIPAWFTEGLAEYSAFGVQNTLIVQSSYYYDVFPFEQLHNNIWSNSNTIYLQGFYAIYDLIEKHGEEVIPEILATYKQSRDFVKAFEEVTKQEYSTYHELFRLNKNHLQMLEENLNEPEQILKLGEEWLSKKSTINPYSPFVLPYVITASIELHNVNDAKSYFQQLDQLLFIPNDYLYYAQAFADAGEVAFSKQLIEKGRQYAVKYHYDLDVFEAEVRKVQLDL from the coding sequence ATGAAAAAATTAGTCTTTCGGTTATTTTTGCTATTTATTTTAGTGATTAATATAATTGTCATTTATTTATTTTTAAATCCAAATAAAACTTTTGAGCAGGTATTTAAATTTAATGAGGAGTATACAAAGGTTAAAGAGGGGAATTTTCGAATTTATACACCCCCAAACTTACCATTTCATTCAGAAGATGTATTAAAGGAACTTGTTCAAACAAGGGAGATAGCACAAAGTTTATTGCCAATGGACTATGCAAGTCATCATTCAATTCCAATCTTCGTAACACTTTCTGATTACAGAGGACATGAAAAAATTCCATGGTTATCGGGTGCTTACTTTAATAATATGGAGACAATTTTAATTAATGGTGAGGCTGAGCAGTATACCTCCTACACGATCCTCCATGAATATAGCCATTATTTATTTGACCTCTATTTAAGAAATCAAGAACTTTCAATAGAGGAAATACCCGCATGGTTTACAGAAGGTTTAGCGGAGTATAGTGCATTTGGAGTTCAAAATACGTTAATTGTACAGTCCTCGTATTACTATGATGTGTTTCCATTTGAGCAGCTGCATAATAACATTTGGTCAAATTCCAATACAATCTACTTACAAGGTTTTTACGCGATTTATGACTTAATTGAAAAACATGGGGAAGAGGTAATTCCTGAAATCCTCGCGACCTATAAACAATCCAGGGATTTCGTGAAAGCCTTTGAGGAGGTTACGAAACAAGAATATAGTACATACCATGAACTGTTTCGTCTCAATAAAAACCATCTTCAGATGCTAGAAGAAAATTTAAATGAACCCGAGCAAATCTTAAAGCTTGGGGAAGAATGGCTTTCAAAGAAATCGACAATCAATCCATATTCACCATTCGTTTTACCATATGTAATTACAGCATCAATCGAGCTACACAACGTAAACGATGCAAAAAGTTATTTTCAGCAATTAGATCAGCTGTTATTTATTCCAAATGATTATTTGTATTACGCACAGGCCTTTGCAGATGCAGGGGAAGTAGCGTTTTCTAAGCAGCTTATCGAAAAGGGACGTCAATATGCAGTTAAATATCATTATGATTTAGACGTGTTCGAAGCTGAAGTGAGGAAAGTCCAGTTGGATTTATAA
- the pdxS gene encoding pyridoxal 5'-phosphate synthase lyase subunit PdxS, with protein MSISKGSDVVKRGMALMQKGGVIMDVVNAEQAKIAEAAGAVAVMALERVPSDIRAAGGVARMADPRIVEEVMNAVSIPVMAKARIGHIVEARVLETLGVDYIDESEVLTPADEEFHLLKNQYTVPFVCGCRDLGEAARRIGEGAAMLRTKGEPGTGNIVEAVRHLRKVNAQIRAVVAMNEDELMTEAKLLEAPYEVLRIIKREGRLPVVNFAAGGVATPADAALMMELGADGVFVGSGIFKAENPEKFARAIVQATTHYNDYSLIATVSKQIGIPMKGIDIHNLPQAERMQERGW; from the coding sequence ATGTCAATTTCTAAAGGGTCAGATGTCGTGAAAAGAGGGATGGCACTCATGCAAAAAGGGGGTGTCATTATGGATGTCGTAAATGCAGAGCAAGCAAAAATTGCAGAAGCTGCAGGAGCTGTTGCTGTAATGGCACTTGAACGTGTCCCTTCAGACATTCGTGCAGCAGGCGGTGTAGCGCGGATGGCAGATCCACGTATTGTTGAGGAAGTGATGAATGCAGTTTCAATTCCCGTAATGGCAAAAGCACGTATCGGTCATATTGTCGAAGCACGAGTCCTAGAAACACTTGGTGTAGATTACATAGATGAAAGTGAAGTACTAACACCAGCAGATGAAGAATTCCATTTGTTAAAAAACCAATATACAGTACCGTTCGTGTGTGGATGTCGTGATTTAGGAGAAGCTGCACGTCGCATTGGAGAAGGTGCCGCGATGCTGCGCACTAAAGGAGAGCCCGGCACGGGTAATATAGTAGAGGCAGTGCGTCATTTAAGAAAGGTAAATGCACAAATTCGCGCAGTAGTTGCAATGAATGAAGATGAATTGATGACAGAGGCAAAATTATTAGAGGCACCTTATGAAGTTTTACGGATCATTAAACGTGAAGGACGTTTACCAGTCGTTAATTTTGCAGCTGGTGGCGTAGCTACACCCGCTGATGCGGCATTAATGATGGAGCTGGGCGCTGATGGCGTATTTGTTGGCTCCGGTATTTTCAAAGCCGAAAATCCTGAAAAATTTGCACGTGCTATTGTACAAGCAACGACACATTACAACGATTATTCATTAATTGCTACTGTCTCAAAGCAAATCGGCATACCGATGAAAGGAATTGATATTCATAATCTACCTCAAGCTGAACGCATGCAGGAGCGTGGATGGTAA
- the pdxT gene encoding pyridoxal 5'-phosphate synthase glutaminase subunit PdxT produces MVMNIGVLALQGAVTEHLRAIQAAGANAVAVKNVEQLEYIDGLLLPGGESTAIRRLIDNASMLPALQQFAKIKPVFGTCAGCILLAENVENGDASIGQMRITVRRNAFGRQIDSFETTLTIQGISDAFPAVFIRAPKIIAVEPGVEVLATYEGDIVCVRDRHLLACSFHPELTDNLSLITYFIEKMCKDNSGCAN; encoded by the coding sequence ATGGTAATGAACATTGGTGTCTTAGCACTCCAAGGAGCTGTCACGGAACATCTTCGAGCAATCCAAGCAGCTGGGGCTAACGCTGTAGCGGTGAAAAACGTAGAGCAGCTAGAATATATCGACGGTTTACTCTTGCCCGGTGGGGAAAGTACAGCGATACGTCGCTTAATCGACAACGCTAGTATGTTACCAGCTCTTCAGCAATTTGCTAAAATAAAGCCCGTATTTGGCACATGTGCAGGGTGCATTTTATTGGCTGAAAATGTTGAAAATGGGGATGCTTCTATTGGACAAATGAGAATCACGGTGCGTCGTAATGCATTTGGACGGCAAATAGATAGTTTCGAAACAACTCTTACTATTCAAGGTATAAGTGATGCTTTTCCCGCTGTTTTCATTCGTGCGCCAAAAATAATAGCGGTAGAGCCAGGTGTAGAAGTATTAGCTACATATGAGGGTGATATTGTATGTGTAAGAGATCGACACCTACTCGCGTGCTCCTTTCATCCGGAGCTAACGGATAATTTATCTTTAATAACCTACTTCATTGAAAAAATGTGTAAAGATAATTCTGGCTGTGCTAATTGA
- the epsC gene encoding serine O-acetyltransferase EpsC, with translation MKIEDWLNNEVPIIANELTEYNIKHVEIEKSIGFKGRDKVHEILLCFHEILFPAIFNEGSADEVRTHVTVSNNLRKSALDLRDIIEKVLVYQNFDNCNGQCREKADQVVMKLISNFPRIREMIQTDIQAAYNGDPAATSTEEILLSYPSIQAVFIHRIAHELYKLDVTIVPRIMSEYAHQLTGIDIHPGASIGHSFFIDHGTGVVVGETCTIGNNVKIYQGVTLGALSFPLDEKGNPIKGIKRHPNIEDNVVIYAGATILGGKTTIGHDTVLGSNIWLTHSVPPYSRVYNSQPSPKISNSSEYVMEYEI, from the coding sequence ATGAAAATTGAAGATTGGCTAAATAATGAAGTGCCTATAATCGCGAATGAATTAACAGAGTATAATATAAAACATGTAGAGATTGAAAAATCAATCGGTTTTAAAGGACGAGATAAAGTTCATGAAATTTTACTTTGTTTTCATGAAATATTATTTCCAGCAATTTTTAATGAAGGATCAGCTGACGAAGTACGTACGCATGTAACAGTTAGTAACAATTTACGAAAATCTGCCCTAGATTTACGTGATATTATCGAAAAGGTTTTAGTGTATCAAAACTTTGATAATTGTAATGGACAGTGTCGTGAAAAAGCAGATCAAGTAGTGATGAAATTAATTAGCAATTTCCCGCGAATTCGTGAAATGATCCAAACGGATATTCAGGCTGCGTATAATGGAGATCCTGCTGCTACTTCTACAGAAGAAATTTTATTAAGCTATCCTTCGATTCAGGCAGTGTTTATTCACCGAATTGCCCACGAATTATATAAGTTAGATGTAACCATTGTTCCTCGTATTATGTCTGAATATGCACACCAATTAACTGGAATTGATATTCATCCAGGAGCGTCAATTGGTCATTCGTTCTTTATTGACCATGGTACAGGGGTTGTAGTCGGAGAAACGTGTACAATTGGCAACAACGTTAAAATCTATCAAGGGGTTACATTAGGTGCACTAAGCTTCCCACTTGATGAAAAGGGTAACCCGATTAAAGGCATCAAACGCCATCCAAACATTGAGGATAATGTGGTGATTTATGCAGGAGCGACAATTTTAGGTGGTAAAACAACGATTGGTCATGATACCGTGCTAGGAAGTAATATATGGCTAACACATTCAGTACCTCCTTACTCTCGTGTTTATAATTCTCAGCCTTCACCAAAGATTAGTAATAGTTCAGAATACGTAATGGAATATGAGATTTAA
- a CDS encoding MFS transporter: MVNNFIWNSNLKIRLIGETIFNVFYWMYFPFLAIYFSQSFGLGWTGIFMTIPPIISLIAGMVGGSVADRMGRKKIMLWGTGIQLMMFILFASSNYIWLDYVAFLGITFGTGVYKPASDAMVADTVPAEHRKKVFASFLTGSNLGAVCGPILGAWLFFDYREELLWCCALVLLIYFSVIFTRFKETLPIDTNLNSKEVPISPFEQLKGYVTILKDKQFAFYLFAGVFSVIAIMQLDLYLAIYIFEEVPSQSILSNFQFELSNQEILGYMLGLNGILFVLFVLPVTKWLKSWSDKNVFILSCLLAGFGMFAVGLTTNIWLLLILTIIFTFGEITRAPVLYNFVSDYAPPTARGQYMAASNMQFTIGRFLAPSTVFLSQFFAPITIFTLILLCSLISLVLYLKLYN; encoded by the coding sequence ATGGTTAATAATTTTATTTGGAATAGCAACTTAAAAATTAGACTAATAGGTGAAACTATTTTTAATGTTTTTTACTGGATGTATTTTCCTTTCTTAGCAATCTATTTTAGTCAATCCTTTGGGTTGGGATGGACTGGAATATTCATGACAATCCCGCCCATAATTAGCTTAATAGCAGGAATGGTGGGGGGCTCTGTTGCAGATAGAATGGGCCGAAAAAAAATCATGCTATGGGGAACAGGGATACAATTAATGATGTTTATTCTCTTTGCGAGTTCCAATTATATTTGGCTGGATTATGTTGCTTTTTTAGGAATTACGTTTGGTACAGGTGTGTATAAACCCGCAAGTGATGCAATGGTTGCTGATACGGTGCCAGCGGAGCATCGGAAGAAGGTATTTGCATCATTTTTAACCGGAAGTAATCTAGGGGCAGTATGCGGTCCAATCTTGGGTGCTTGGCTGTTTTTTGATTATCGAGAAGAATTACTTTGGTGCTGCGCCTTAGTTCTACTTATTTATTTCAGTGTCATCTTTACTCGATTTAAAGAAACACTACCGATAGATACGAATTTAAATTCTAAAGAAGTACCAATTTCACCTTTCGAGCAATTAAAGGGCTATGTGACGATTCTGAAAGATAAACAATTTGCCTTTTATTTATTTGCTGGCGTATTTTCAGTCATTGCAATTATGCAGCTCGATTTATATTTGGCAATCTACATCTTTGAGGAGGTGCCGAGTCAATCCATTCTATCAAACTTTCAATTTGAACTTTCAAATCAAGAAATTTTAGGCTATATGTTGGGGCTAAATGGCATTTTATTTGTGCTATTTGTTTTACCAGTAACGAAATGGTTAAAATCATGGAGTGATAAAAATGTGTTTATTTTAAGCTGTTTATTGGCAGGCTTTGGTATGTTTGCCGTAGGACTAACTACAAATATTTGGCTGCTACTTATTCTGACGATAATCTTCACCTTTGGGGAGATCACAAGAGCACCAGTTCTCTACAACTTTGTTAGTGATTATGCACCACCAACTGCTAGGGGGCAATACATGGCAGCTTCTAATATGCAATTTACAATTGGTCGATTTTTAGCACCGAGTACAGTTTTTTTATCCCAATTTTTTGCTCCAATTACTATATTTACTTTGATATTGCTTTGTTCTTTAATTAGTTTAGTGTTGTATTTAAAACTATATAACTAA
- a CDS encoding aminoglycoside adenylyltransferase domain-containing protein, producing MDTRIPTSVRPILNDYTVIFNETFPNMLEGFYLHGSIALDAYCQGMSDIDFMAIVNRPFTEEELMVLTNIHLALHNQSKTIVMDGSYIVREDIGKKPTAATKCIYVNEGKVQQSNHEMNPVTWWILKNKGITVFGTDLTTFHFELDDNNLTYYVLTNMNHYWFNRMNTLKKYKKVAPFLSNKFIDQEIQWSITGLLRQFYTLKEHGIISKVEAAKYAIEVMPVRWHPIIQESISIREGLKLRYIKSKTQRVNDTIDCMEYIINECNHIQQWNEQFVKQDM from the coding sequence ATGGATACTAGAATTCCTACTTCAGTTCGACCGATTTTAAATGATTATACAGTGATATTTAATGAAACATTTCCTAATATGCTAGAAGGATTCTATTTGCATGGTTCTATTGCATTGGATGCTTATTGTCAGGGGATGAGTGATATTGATTTTATGGCAATAGTGAACCGTCCTTTTACAGAAGAAGAATTAATGGTGCTAACAAATATACATCTAGCGTTACATAATCAATCGAAAACTATTGTAATGGATGGCTCCTATATTGTTAGAGAGGATATCGGTAAAAAACCGACTGCAGCCACGAAATGTATTTATGTAAATGAAGGGAAGGTACAGCAGAGCAATCACGAGATGAACCCGGTTACTTGGTGGATATTGAAGAACAAGGGGATCACAGTTTTTGGAACAGACCTCACTACATTTCATTTCGAGTTAGATGATAACAATTTGACATATTATGTTCTAACAAATATGAATCATTATTGGTTCAATCGTATGAATACATTAAAAAAATATAAAAAGGTAGCGCCATTTTTGTCAAATAAATTTATTGACCAGGAAATACAGTGGTCTATTACCGGTTTACTACGCCAATTTTATACGCTAAAAGAACATGGAATTATTTCAAAGGTTGAAGCAGCAAAATATGCAATTGAGGTAATGCCTGTAAGATGGCATCCCATTATTCAAGAATCGATTAGCATTCGTGAAGGCTTAAAATTACGTTACATAAAATCTAAAACACAACGGGTTAATGATACGATTGACTGTATGGAATACATAATAAATGAATGTAACCACATTCAACAATGGAATGAACAGTTTGTAAAGCAAGATATGTAA
- a CDS encoding zinc ribbon domain-containing protein, whose protein sequence is MSKNSFVTEEHQQAKKFFKFFGPFLLVIGIGCLVIAIFEFFTLDFFEEPKLDWLFFVGMPFLFVGFIFTGLGYGSTVAKYQSREMAPIAKDTFNYLAEETTEGFEKIAQAIHTGKSTIIQARSCDHCQHLNPMNANFCNECGKNL, encoded by the coding sequence ATGAGTAAAAATTCGTTTGTGACAGAAGAGCATCAACAAGCAAAGAAGTTTTTTAAATTTTTTGGTCCATTTCTGTTAGTCATCGGAATTGGATGTCTCGTAATTGCAATATTTGAATTTTTTACGCTTGATTTTTTTGAAGAACCTAAGCTAGATTGGTTATTCTTTGTTGGAATGCCATTTTTATTTGTTGGATTTATTTTTACTGGGCTAGGTTACGGATCAACTGTAGCAAAATATCAAAGTCGTGAAATGGCTCCGATAGCAAAGGATACGTTTAACTATTTGGCAGAGGAAACAACAGAGGGCTTTGAGAAAATTGCTCAAGCGATACATACAGGGAAAAGTACTATTATCCAGGCGAGAAGTTGTGATCATTGCCAACATCTAAATCCAATGAACGCAAATTTTTGTAATGAATGTGGGAAAAATTTATAA
- a CDS encoding SMI1/KNR4 family protein → MQRLIDQTLKALQTRLAENKNMIQVQVEGGDVFNATCTFHPPATENEILDFERQTGYRLPADYKNFLKISNGCRLFDHVTYGGEIQLYSLQELIDYNQVYDAFEGCFTIASVYQDHIVINSKHVLQNKQYYLYWKGSIESFEDARPLSINFETWLDRIIVCQGTKFWLW, encoded by the coding sequence ATGCAACGATTAATAGATCAAACGTTAAAAGCACTTCAAACAAGGTTAGCTGAAAATAAAAACATGATTCAAGTTCAAGTAGAAGGTGGGGATGTATTTAACGCTACATGCACATTTCATCCACCTGCAACAGAAAATGAGATTCTGGATTTTGAACGACAGACAGGCTATCGTTTACCAGCTGATTATAAAAATTTTTTAAAAATTTCAAATGGCTGTCGTTTATTTGATCATGTAACATATGGTGGAGAAATACAGTTATATAGTTTGCAGGAATTAATCGATTATAATCAAGTATACGATGCATTCGAGGGATGCTTTACGATTGCATCTGTATATCAAGATCACATTGTGATTAATAGTAAACATGTATTGCAAAACAAGCAGTATTATTTGTATTGGAAAGGCAGTATTGAGTCATTCGAGGATGCTAGACCATTATCAATTAATTTTGAAACGTGGTTAGATCGTATAATCGTATGCCAAGGGACAAAATTTTGGTTGTGGTAA
- a CDS encoding helix-turn-helix transcriptional regulator yields MYSQIIQNIIETLEANLLEQWQLENYARKIGYSKFYLTRQFKKETGLTIGAYIRKRRLAISALLLLHSELSILEISFECLFQSQEAFSRAFKELYNMPPGKYRNLMRLLQQREEQEMTTTNDVKGWFLSGTNPSAYTMKTDNEVFHTGSKSGYLGSTRPAEEGQFGTMMQVFSAKNWVGKRLKMSCFIKTKEA; encoded by the coding sequence ATGTATAGTCAAATTATTCAAAATATCATTGAAACATTAGAAGCTAACTTATTAGAACAATGGCAGCTTGAAAACTACGCAAGAAAAATTGGCTATTCTAAATTTTACTTAACACGTCAATTTAAAAAGGAAACCGGTTTGACTATTGGAGCGTATATTCGGAAAAGACGTCTTGCAATATCGGCCCTTCTATTGCTCCATTCAGAGTTAAGTATCTTGGAAATCTCATTCGAATGCCTTTTTCAATCACAGGAGGCATTTTCAAGAGCTTTTAAAGAACTATATAATATGCCACCTGGTAAATATCGCAATCTAATGCGCTTATTACAGCAAAGGGAGGAACAAGAAATGACGACAACAAATGATGTAAAGGGATGGTTTTTAAGTGGTACAAATCCATCAGCATACACAATGAAAACGGACAATGAGGTATTCCATACTGGCTCAAAATCAGGTTACCTTGGATCTACCCGTCCTGCTGAGGAAGGGCAATTTGGGACAATGATGCAAGTATTCTCCGCAAAAAATTGGGTAGGCAAACGGTTAAAAATGTCCTGCTTTATTAAAACTAAAGAGGCCTGA
- a CDS encoding PhzF family phenazine biosynthesis isomerase, with protein MKNVKVLHIDAFSSIPDRGNPAGVVLNGKDFSEQEMQQIAKKIGFNETAFILPSEVADFRIRYFTPGHEMNLCGHATMGAVFALQQECLLQNSCITIETLVGVLPIKVQHSSGEIRIHMQHAKPQFIEFTGSVQHLAAAIGLSLDEIDHSLPIVYGSTGTWTLIVPIKQLSSFQKMKPKTEQFPEILLDMPKSSVHPICFEVRDVDNDMHARHFSSPYSGTVEDAVTGTGSGVMGAYYKQYVHPSVPLPTTFKVEQGHEINKDGLVYVHLEEQSQQLQVSISGTAVFVKNIELFL; from the coding sequence ATGAAAAATGTGAAAGTATTACATATTGATGCATTTAGTTCAATTCCTGATAGAGGAAATCCTGCAGGGGTTGTGTTGAATGGGAAGGACTTTTCTGAACAAGAAATGCAGCAAATTGCTAAAAAAATCGGCTTTAACGAAACCGCATTCATACTGCCATCCGAGGTGGCTGACTTTCGAATCCGCTATTTTACTCCCGGTCACGAAATGAATTTATGTGGTCATGCGACAATGGGAGCTGTTTTTGCCTTGCAACAAGAATGCCTTCTACAAAATAGTTGCATTACGATTGAAACGCTTGTTGGTGTTTTACCAATTAAAGTTCAACATAGTTCGGGAGAAATTCGAATTCACATGCAACATGCAAAGCCACAATTCATTGAATTTACAGGATCTGTACAACACTTAGCAGCAGCAATTGGACTTTCTCTAGATGAAATTGATCACTCCCTTCCAATTGTTTATGGAAGTACAGGCACATGGACGCTAATTGTTCCGATCAAACAGTTATCTAGCTTCCAAAAAATGAAGCCGAAAACAGAACAATTCCCTGAAATATTACTCGACATGCCGAAGTCATCAGTTCATCCGATTTGTTTTGAAGTTAGAGATGTAGACAATGATATGCATGCAAGACATTTTTCCTCTCCTTATTCTGGGACAGTTGAAGATGCCGTCACAGGTACAGGTTCCGGCGTGATGGGTGCCTACTATAAACAATATGTTCATCCATCTGTGCCACTCCCTACTACATTCAAAGTAGAACAAGGACATGAAATAAACAAAGATGGCCTAGTTTATGTACATTTAGAAGAACAAAGTCAACAATTACAGGTTTCCATCTCTGGGACAGCTGTATTTGTTAAAAATATAGAATTGTTTCTTTAA
- a CDS encoding sensor histidine kinase, whose product MKTLYAKFVITTIVIMIFSSIVSFFLSNIYYQQYLKPQNDEKTTSLAVELVNYIETHPELELEEYLQHSASLGYHIMLFDQSLQPTTFQEPFRDTSLEEDTIQQVLNGTIYHGILHFPHQTFVTGFFANELTNSIGVPIQYNGETYALFVRPNIKMLFNEMHFLFATLLVFMIVLSILLVLFSTKLIVKPITKLTEATTSIAKGQYDIQLDDKRLDELGRLSQSFMQMTKRLSQIEEKRKEFIANISHDIQSPLSNIKGYVTLIEKDHPINQQYIDTIHHEIARLSTMTNQLLQLTTLDQQDLPLQPQLFSVSEQIKKLVLHYEWQIRQKDLMLSYSLPEVQIFADAELLNAVWDNLLSNAVKYTNEYGTIDIELIEQPESITITFEDSGIGISEHEQQQIFERFYRADSSRTRTIEGTGLGLSIVRRVLTLHNGTINITSELGVGTTVSVTLPKNI is encoded by the coding sequence ATGAAAACACTATATGCGAAATTTGTCATCACTACGATTGTCATTATGATATTTAGTAGTATTGTCTCTTTCTTTCTATCCAATATTTATTATCAACAGTATTTAAAGCCACAAAATGATGAAAAGACAACCTCACTTGCTGTCGAATTGGTAAATTATATTGAGACCCACCCAGAGCTTGAATTAGAGGAGTATTTACAGCATTCAGCGTCACTCGGTTATCATATTATGTTGTTTGATCAGAGTTTACAGCCTACTACATTTCAAGAGCCATTTCGTGACACTTCTCTTGAAGAAGATACGATCCAACAAGTGTTAAATGGCACGATTTATCATGGGATACTACACTTCCCTCACCAAACCTTTGTGACAGGTTTTTTTGCAAATGAGCTAACAAACTCGATTGGTGTTCCAATTCAATATAATGGTGAAACGTACGCATTATTTGTTAGACCAAATATAAAGATGTTATTTAATGAAATGCACTTTTTATTTGCTACATTGTTAGTGTTTATGATTGTCCTTAGCATCTTGCTTGTATTATTTTCAACGAAATTAATTGTTAAACCTATTACAAAGCTAACGGAAGCTACCACTTCTATTGCAAAAGGACAGTATGATATTCAACTTGACGATAAACGACTTGATGAACTTGGACGGTTATCTCAAAGCTTTATGCAAATGACAAAAAGGCTATCACAAATCGAAGAAAAGCGTAAAGAATTCATCGCAAATATTTCGCATGATATCCAATCACCACTCTCTAATATTAAAGGCTATGTTACATTAATCGAAAAAGATCATCCGATTAATCAACAGTATATTGATACAATTCATCATGAAATTGCACGATTGTCGACTATGACCAATCAACTATTGCAGCTGACAACACTCGACCAGCAAGACTTACCTTTACAGCCACAGTTATTTTCTGTAAGTGAACAAATCAAAAAGCTTGTTCTGCATTATGAATGGCAAATTCGTCAGAAGGATTTGATGCTTAGCTACTCTCTTCCTGAAGTACAAATCTTTGCCGATGCAGAATTGCTAAATGCAGTATGGGATAATTTACTATCTAATGCCGTTAAATATACAAATGAGTATGGGACAATTGATATTGAACTTATTGAGCAGCCTGAAAGTATTACTATTACATTTGAAGATAGTGGCATTGGTATTAGTGAACACGAACAGCAGCAAATTTTCGAACGCTTTTATCGTGCAGACTCCTCACGTACACGAACGATTGAAGGCACTGGATTAGGCTTATCTATCGTAAGGCGTGTATTAACACTGCATAATGGGACAATTAATATTACAAGTGAACTAGGTGTGGGGACTACCGTATCTGTAACATTACCAAAAAACATTTAA
- a CDS encoding response regulator transcription factor yields MTTLLVVDDDPHVRDVIAIYFSQLGYRVITARDGMAALQQLQEHAITLAIIDVMMPYLDGYELTRTIRNNYNLPVILLTAKGQLEDKEKGYIAGTDDYVVKPVDPKELQFRVEALLRRYEAPSPTATLHLGPLTILTKSYEIKVNDRTLILPLKEFELLAYLVKHATQVLTREQIIEEVWGIDYCGDERTVDVHIKRLRARLIKLAPSIQIKTVRGIGYSIEETQ; encoded by the coding sequence ATGACTACCCTTTTAGTTGTAGATGATGACCCACATGTACGCGATGTTATTGCCATCTATTTTTCCCAATTAGGCTACCGTGTTATTACGGCAAGAGATGGTATGGCCGCACTTCAGCAGTTGCAGGAACATGCAATCACCCTTGCGATAATTGATGTCATGATGCCCTATTTAGACGGCTATGAACTCACAAGGACGATTCGCAACAACTATAATCTTCCAGTCATTTTATTAACGGCGAAGGGACAACTTGAAGATAAGGAAAAGGGGTATATTGCAGGTACGGATGATTATGTTGTTAAGCCTGTAGATCCAAAGGAATTGCAGTTTCGTGTAGAGGCGCTTCTTCGTCGTTACGAAGCACCTAGCCCTACAGCTACACTACATTTAGGTCCACTTACGATTTTAACTAAAAGTTACGAAATTAAAGTAAATGATCGAACATTAATATTGCCATTAAAAGAATTTGAGCTTTTAGCTTACTTAGTCAAGCATGCGACACAGGTGCTCACACGGGAGCAAATAATTGAGGAAGTCTGGGGTATTGATTATTGTGGTGACGAGCGGACAGTCGATGTACATATTAAACGATTACGTGCTCGACTAATCAAACTAGCACCGAGTATACAAATTAAAACAGTTCGCGGTATTGGTTACTCCATTGAGGAAACACAATGA